A DNA window from Malus domestica chromosome 12, GDT2T_hap1 contains the following coding sequences:
- the LOC103450832 gene encoding ABC transporter I family member 20: protein MGVNPNSEPSIEINGLKFTYPGINGHPPPGSKPLIEDFNLTLNAGDRCLLVGSNGAGKTTILKILGGKHMVEPHMVRVLGRSAFHDTALTGSGDLSYLGGEWRRDVAFAGFDVPIQMDVSADKLINGVAGIDPQRRAELIKVLDIDLSWRLHKVSDGQRRRVQICMGLLKPYKVLLLDEITVDLDVLARADLLKFLRKECEERGATIIYATHIFDGLENWPSHIAYVANGKLQLAMPMEKVREISKLSLMRTVESWLRKEREEERKRRKERKAKGLPEFEQPNEGSGDVRSVNNGWAAGRLNSTIAGEENFVFSSNRVLRQ, encoded by the exons ATGGGTGTGAATCCAAACTCCGAGCCGTCGATCGAGATCAACGGCCTAAAATTCACCTACCCAGGAATCAACGGCCACCCGCCGCCGGGCTCCAAGCCGCTGATCGAGGACTTCAATCTCACCCTCAATGCCGGCGACCGATGCCTCCTCGTCGGATCCAACGGCGCGGGGAAAACCACGATCTTGAAGATCCTGGGCGGCAAGCACATGGTCGAGCCCCACATGGTTCGCGTGCTCGGAAGGTCGGCGTTTCACGACACCGCCTTGACCGGCTCCGGCGACCTCTCGTATCTCGGCGGAGAGTGGCGGCGAGATGTCGCATTCGCCGGGTTTGATGTCCCGATTCAAATGGACGTTTCGGCCGATAAGTTGATCAATGGGGTTGCGGGGATCGACCCACAAAGGAGAGCAGAGCTGATAAAGGTTTTGGATATTGATCTTTCATGGCGGTTGCACAAGGTGTCCGATGGTCAGAGAAGACGAGTGCAAATCTGTATGGGTCTGCTCAAGCCATACAAG GTTCTTCTGCTAGACGAGATAACGGTGGACCTCGATGTGCTAGCAAGAGCTGACCTTCTCAAGTTCTTGAGGAAGGAATGCGAAGAGCGAGGCGCCACGATCATTTATGCTACGCATATATTTGACGGGTTGGAAAATTGGCCCTCGCATATCGCTTATGTTGCGAATGGGAAGTTGCAGCTAGCAATGCCAATGGAGAAAGTTAGGGAGATCTCCAAGTTGTCACTAATG AGGACAGTCGAGAGTTGGCTGAGGAAGGAGCGTGAggaggagaggaagagaaggaaggagagaAAGGCGAAGGGTCTTCCGGAGTTTGAGCAACCAAATGAGGGAAGCGGTGATGTTCGTTCAGTGAACAATGGTTGGGCAGCTGGACGCCTGAATTCCACCATTGCCGGAGAAGAGAACTTTGTCTTCAGCTCAAACAGAGTTCTCAGGCAATAA
- the LOC103430563 gene encoding senescence-specific cysteine protease SAG39-like, with protein sequence MLERHEEWMARHGRVYKDAQEKERRYNTFKPNNVEFIKGFNKKGENQYTLGINKFADLTNEEFEAMHKGYKRRHLPEIMSNSVKAAPNNNFGYENVTDVPKSKDYFSLGSVTTVKDQRQCGCGWAFSAVAAIEGLNFLKTRNIVSLSEQELVDCDVGLVNDGCHYGEVGYAFEYMIERNRSLATDADYGYKGRDGGSCKADDYNNTDAAITVKGFELDPENNETALLQAVANQPVSVAIDDNGEFFQNYADSVFSGPCGTNLTHAVTIVGYGEEDWKKYWMIKNSWGEDWGDNGYMKLQRDVPAEEGLCGIAMAAYYPTSD encoded by the exons ATGTTGGAGAGGCATGAGGAGTGGATGGCTCGACATGGACGTGTTTACAAGGATGCACAAGAGAAGGAGAGGCGTTACAACACATTCAAGCCTAATAATGTGGAGTTTATAAAAGGTTTTAACAAGAAGGGCGAAAACCAGTACACACTCGGCATCAATAAATTTGCAGACCTAACTAATGAGGAGTTTGAGGCGATGCATAAAGGCTACAAGAGGAGACACCTCCCGGAGATCATGTCCAACTCTGTGAAAGCAGCTCCAAATAACAATTTTGGATATGAAAATGTCACCGATGTGCCAAAATCCAAGGATTATTTTTCACTTGGCTCTGTGACCACTGTCAAAGACCAAAGACAATGTG GGTGTGGCTGGGCATTCTCGGCAGTAGCAGCCATAGAAGGGCTTAACTTTCTCAAAACAAGAAACATAGTTTCGCTATCAGAGCAAGAGCTGGTTGATTGCGATGTTGGTCTTGTGAACGATGGTTGCCATTATGGCGAGGTGGGTTATGCCTTCGAATACATGATTGAGCGAAACAGGAGCCTGGCAACAGATGCTGATTACGGTTACAAGGGTAGAGATGGAGGAAGTTGCAAGGCTGATGATTATAACAACACTGATGCTGCCATAACCGTAAAAGGATTTGAGCTTGACCCTGAAAACAATGAGACGGCTCTGCTGCAGGCTGTTGCAAACCAGCCAGTTTCTGTTGCCATTGATGACAATGGAGAATTTTTCCAGAATTATGCGGATAGTGTGTTCAGTGGACCATGCGGCACAAACTTAACCCATGCTGTGACTATCGTTGGATATGGCGAAGAAGATTGGAAAAAGTATTGGATGATCAAGAATTCTTGGGGAGAAGACTGGGGGGATAATGGGTACATGAAGTTGCAGAGAGACGTGCCTGCCGAGGAAGGACTCTGTGGCATCGCTATGGCAGCTTATTATCCAACATCAGATTAA
- the LOC103451279 gene encoding vignain-like, producing the protein MALLITNQGQSLRLASFLMLIFAFCSSKAFCSRELYGGNKSQLSGMRSGWLNMDALYDAQKEMRYNIFKNNVEFIQAFNKNKDGKKYTLSVNKFADRTNEEIRPMRNGYKRKERSGIMSNSLIASPFRYGNVPNVPSYMDWRWSGAVTSVKNQGYECEQELVDCDTSGYDHGCNGGNSNVAYDYMIKRNRSLATEDNYPYQAKDGGICKTTSVVPTSGAITITGYENALLKAVANQPVSVAIDIDAEEFKYYSGGVYTGSCGLFLPEKMAVFVTMSNHRRSICLALLLVLILAFRSAQASSSSVVSVEGDNSKSMLERFEGWMAEYGRVYKDEQEKEMRFKIFKSTVEYIEA; encoded by the exons ATGGCTCTTCTCATCACAAACCAAGGCCAATCCCTCCGCTTGGCCTCATTTCTCATGCTCATTTTTGCCTTCTGCTCCTCGAAAGCATTTTGTAGTCGCGAACTTTATGGCGGCAACAAATCACAGTTGTCAGGCATGAGGAGTGGATGGCTCAACATGGACGCGCTTTATGATGCACAAAAGGAGATGCGCTACAACATATTCAAGAACAATGTGGAATTTATACAAGCTTTTAACAAAAACAAGGACGGAAAAAAGTACACACTCAGTGTCAATAAGTTTGCGGACAGAACTAACGAGGAAATTCGGCCAATGCGCAATGGCTACAAGAGAAAGGAACGTTCAGGGATCATGTCCAACTCTTTGATAGCATCTCCTTTTCGATATGGAAATGTCCCTAATGTGCCATCTTATATGGATTGGAGATGGTCTGGCGCTGTGACCTCGGTCAAAAACCAAGGATATGAATGTG AACAAGAGCTAGTTGACTGTGACACGAGTGGTTACGATCACGGTTGCAATGGCGGTAATTCAAATGTTGCGTATGACTACATGATCAAACGAAACAGGAGCCTTGCAACTGAAGATAATTACCCTTACCAGGCTAAAGATGGAGGAATTTGCAAAACTACCAGTGTTGTTCCTACATCTGGTGCCATAACCATAACCGGCTACGAAAATGCATTGTTGAAGGCTGTTGCGAACCAGCCGGTTTCTGTTGCCATTGATATCGACGCAGAGGAATTCAAGTATTATTCTGGTGGCGTGTACACTGGATCATGTG gACTATTTCTTCCTGAGAAGATGGCTGTGTTCGTAACAATGTCAAACCACCGCCGGTCGATCTGCTTGGCCTTATTGCTTGTGCTAATTTTGGCCTTCCGGTCCGCCCAAGCATCCTCCAGTAGTGTGGTTTCCGTCGAGGGTGACAATAGCAAAAGCATGTTGGAGAGGTTCGAAGGGTGGATGGCGGAATATGGACGAGTTTATAAGGATGAACAAGAGAAGGAGATGCGCTTCAAGATATTCAAATCCACTGTGGAGTATATAgaagcttaa